From Candidatus Omnitrophota bacterium:
CGTTTTAATCTTAAGACTTACCAGGATAATGCTGCCCTACCTGTTCTTTATTTCACTTTCCGCTTTATCAATGGGGATATTAAACTCTTTTAAACATTTTACCTTGCCGGCCCTGGGCCCGGTTATACTAAATGCGTGCTGGATTGGAGCTTTGTTTTGGCTTTGTCCCAGATTTGGTCCCGCATTAGAACAGAAAATATTGGGCTTAACCATTGGCATCTTGTTTGGAGGGGCGGCTCAATTAGCAATTCAGATTCCGGTATTGATTAAAAAAGGATTTAACCGTTTTAGTATAAGGCTTGATTTAAACCTTAGCCATCCGGGGGTCAGGCGGGTTGGTTATTTAATGGCTCCAGCGATACTAGGCCTGGCTGTTACTCAGATAAATGTAGTTGTCGATATTATCTTAGGGTTGATGTTGGGCGATGGGGCGATCTCAGCGCTTTATTACGGCAATAGATTAATGCAGCTCCCTCTGGGGATTTTCGGTATAGCCATGGGGACGGTGGCATTGCCGACAATGGCCGTTTATGCGGCGAAGAATGAGATAGAAAAATTAAAAAAAACACTTTCACTGGCATTAAGAATGGTTTTTTTTATTACTATTCCGGCGGCTGTTGGGCTGATCATTTTGCGTCTTCCGATCATGGAGACACTTTTTCAGCACGGTAATTTCACAAGCTTGTCTGCCAGCCGGGCGGCTGATACCTTGCTCTTTTATTCACTGGGCCTGTTTTCTTATGCCGGAGTGAAAATAGTAGTTCCCTGTTTCTATTCTTTACAGGATACAAAGACCCCGGTCAAGATAGGGATTATAGCCTTGCTTTCCAATATAATTTTAAATTTAATTTTAATGCGGCCGCTGAAAGAAAGCGGTTTGGCTATGGCAACAGCTATTTCCAGCATGATAAATCTGTCTATACTTTTTTTAGTACTGCGCAGGAAAATCGGGAGTTTTGGCGCAAGAAAGATCGTCTATTCATTCGGCCGCATTCTTTGCTCGGCCATGATAATGGGTATATTTTGTTACTTGGTTTCTAAACCGGTATTTAGGCTGACAGGTTTATCCGCTCAATTGATCGGTCTTCTCAGCGTTATATCCGGGGGAATAATCATCTTTATAACCTGTTCCTTCATTTTTAAGGTGGAGGAATTAAAAACAGTATCAAGATGGATATTAAGGAAAAGCTGAATAATCTTCCGAACCTGCCGGGTGTTTATTTACTAAAAGACCGAAAAGACGAGATTATCTATATCGGTAAGGCTTCCAGGCTAAAAAACAGGGTGGTTTCCTATTTTCGGCCTGATAAAAGCCCATCTTTAAAAAGACAGGCGCTTTCTGCGGCTACAACCGGTCTGGATTATATGACTACAGATACAGAAGTGGATGCCTTGTTGTTAGAGGCCAGCTTGATCAAGCGGCATCGGCCTAAGTATAATGTTATGCTAAAGGATGATAAGTCTTATCCCTACCTGAAATTAACCAGCAACGAAGATTTTCCCCGTCTTTTTATTACCAGGAACAGGAAAGATGATAAGGCTGATTATTTTGGCCCATATACCGATGTTAAGCTTTTAAGAAAGGCAATTGCCTTGATGAGAAGGATTTTTCCTTTGAGAAAATGCAGGTTGCTTCCTTCAAAGTCCTGCCTGGATTACCAGATTGGGCAATGCCTGGCTCCCTGTATAGGCAAAGTAAGCGTTAAAGACTATCGCCAGCTTGTAAATGAGGTTGTCTTGTTTTTAAAAGGCAGGCGTAAGAAATTAATCGATGATCTGGTCGATAAAATGAATTATGCTTCCCGGATAAAGTCCTTCGAGGAAGCCGCTAAACTTAGGGACAGGATAGATATGCTTTCTAAGGTAGCCGGGAAAAAGAGAAGGCCTGACATAGCCGGCCAGACAGAAGAGTTAAAAGAGATTTTAGGGCTTTTTGAACTTCCCCGGCGCATTTTTGCTTATGATATCTCTGACATTCAGGGAAGTTTTGCCTGCGGGGTAAGGGTTAGTTTTTACGGGGCAAAGGCAGATAAGGCCGGTTATAGAAGATTTAGGATAAAGGAGGCTGATACCCGCAACGATTACCAAATGATGAAAGAAGTCGTTAAACGCAGTCTCAAAGGTTTAGCTGAAAAAAGTGAGCCTTTGCCAGACCTGATAATAATCGATGGCGGCAAGGGCCATCTTGGGGTTGTAAGACAGGAGTTAGACAACCTGGGCTTTAAAGACATCCCGGCTATAAGTATTGCTAAAAAGCTCGATCATATCTTTACGTCTTTAAAACAATCCCCGCTTGTCCTACCCCCTACTTCCAAGGCCCTACAGATGGTCCAGAGAATCAGAGACGAAGCCCACCGCTTTGCTATTTTTTATCACCACAGCCTGAGGAAAAAAAGCGTTAGCCAGTCGGAGCTTGACCAGATCAAGGGAGTCGGGCCGTTACGGAAAAAAGAGCTGATCAATTATTTTGGTTCGCTGAGTAAGGTAAAAAGGGCCAGATTAGCAGGGCTTGTTAAGGTAAATAAGATTGACCGGCAGACCGCCGGGAACATTATCGAGTATTTCAGAAAAGGGCGTCAATGACGGAGGCAAGTTGATATGACAGCAGGGGTTATCGATAAAATTTACAGCAACTGCACGCTGTTTGAAAAAAGGTGTTTTAACAGCGGTCACCTCACGTCTGTTTGTTTTGACAAGCCCGGGGAGCTTGTGATATATTAGTTCTACCCGAAAGGAACAATGCATGATAGAGGATTTAAAAAAGGGTTTAAAGAAAGTAGAAAAAAGGTTAGAGCAACTTCGAGGTTATCTTTGACCTGGCCAAACAGCAAAAAAGGATAAAAGAGCTGAATATTGAGATGGCCAGGCCTGATTTTTGGGCCAATCCCCAGGCAGCCAATAAAGTAATACTCAAACTAAAGGAATTAAAGTCCTCTATTGAACCCTGCGAAATTTGCCAGGTTGAATATGAGGATTTGCGGGAATTAGCCGGGTTGGTTAAAGAAGAAGACAGCCATTTTATTAAAGAACTCCGGGCAGACTTATCAAACTTAGAAAATAAATTAGAAAAGATAGAATTCGAATTATTATTAAGCGGAAAGTACGATAAAGCCAACGCCATCTTAAGCATTAATTCCGGCGCAGGCGGAACTGAAGCCTGTGATTGGGTTCAGATGCTGGCCCGGATGTATATTAGATGGGCTGAGTCCAAAAACTTTAATACCCGGACCATAGATTTTCTAGCCGGAGAAGAAGCGGGTTTAAAGAATGTGACTATTATGGTTGGAGGTAAGTTTGCCTACGGGTGGCTCAAGACAGAGATAGGCGTACATCGGCTGGTTCGCATTTCCCCTTTTGATTCAGCCCGGCGGCGTCATACCTCATTTGCTTCTGTAGACGTTATCCCCGAAATAGAACAAACCGGCCCGATAGGAATTAACCCCAATGATTTGAGGATTGATACGTTCAGATCCAGCGGCGCGGGCGGCCAACACGTAAATGTTACTGATTCAGCAGTAAGGATTACGCATTTGCCTACCGGGATAGTGGTGCAGTGTCAGAACGAACGGTCCCAGTTTAAGAACAAGTCTGTAGCAATGAAAGTGTTAAAGGCCAAACTTTACGAGAAAAAATTAAGGGACCAAAAAGAAAAGGTTGCCCAAAAGTATAAAGAAAAAATGGAAATTGCCTGGGGAAGCCAGATTCGTTCTTACATATTGTATCCTTACACTCTAATTAAAGACCATCGCACCGGATTTGAAACTTCCAACACTCAGGCAGTAATGGATGGCGGCATTGACCGGTTTATTGAGGCGTACTTAAAAAAATTAAAGACCAAACAAAGTTCCGGGCCTGTCGAGGAAGGATAAAAATGTCAGAGAATAGACAACCTTTAAATTTATTCAGCTTGCGTAAAAGATTCGGCCTGTCTACGTCCAGGAACCCTTTGACTAAGCTTATGGGCAGCCGTAATGAAAGACTGCTGTTAGATCTTTGGCCTAAGGTAGAATTGATAAACAGCCTGGAACAACAGACCATGCAGTTTTCAGATGGTCAACTTCGGGCCAAGACTGATCAGTTTCGCCAGAGGATTAGTTCCGGCCAAACCATGGATGATATTTTACCAGAAGCATTCAGTGTTGTTCGTGAAGCTAGCCGACGCACCCTAGATATGAGGCACTTTGATGTCCAGTTGATGGGCGGTATTGTGCTGCACCAGGGCCGTATTGCTGAAATGGCTACTGGTGAGGGCAAGACACTGGTGGCAACGCTGGCAGTTTATTTAAATTCCCTGGCCGGCAGGGGAGTTCACTTGGTTACTGTTAACGATTATCTGGCCAGGAGAGATAGGGACTGGATGGCCCCAATATATGAGTTTTTGGGAATTTCTTGCGGAGTTATCCAGCATGATATGAGTCCCGAGAATCGCAAAAAGGCTTACCAGTGCGATGTAACCTACGGGACAAATAATGAATTCGGGTTTGATTACCTGAGGGATAATATGGTTACCAGGGCAGAGGAGAGGGCACAGCGGCCGCTTCACTATGCTATTGTAGATGAGGTAGACAGCATTTTGATTGATGAGGCCAGGACTCCTTTGATTATTTCTGGTCCGGCCGAGGAATCAACCGATAAATATTATAAAGTAGATAAGATCATTCCTTCTCTCAAAAAAGGCAGCCGCGATGATGTTACCAAGGAAGAAACCGGCGATTTCGTAATTGATGAAAAAAGCCGCACGACCTATCTTACCGAAGCCGGAGAACTCAAGGCAGCCAAGATTTTAAATTTAGCCGATCTTCACGGGTTTGAGACCATGGAATACAAGCATCATATAAATCAGGCGTTAAGAGCCCATCATAATTTTAAGCACGATGTGGATTACATGATTAAAGACGGCCAGATAATGATTGTCGATGAATTTACCGGCCGGATGATGCCGGGAAGGCGCTGGAGCGACGGCCTGCATCAGGCAATAGAAGCCAAGGAAAAGGTTGCGATCAAAAGAGAAAATCAGACCCTGGCCACTGTTACCTTCCAGAACTATTTTCGTATGTATCAGAAGCTTGCCGGTATGACCGGGACGGCTGCTACCGAAGCCATGGAGTTCAGCCAGATTTATAAATTGGATGTGGTGGTTATTCCCACCAACAAAACTCTCCTGAGAACTAATTATCCAGACGTGATATATAAAACGGAGAAGGAAAAGTTTAAAGCAGCAGTGGATGAAATAGAGGAGCATAACCTACGGAAACGGCCGGTGTTAGTAGGGACCATTTCTATTAATAAGTCAGAAAGACTTGCCCAGCTTTTAAGAAATAGAAATATCCCTTGTAATGTCTTGAACGCAAAATACCACGAAAGAGAAGCTCACATTGTGGCACAAGCAGGGAAGCTGGGCGCGGTGACCATTGCTACTAATATGGCTGGGCGGGGAACAGATATTCTATTAGGCGGCAATGCCGAAGCGCAGGCCCAGGATATTATAGAGGAGCAGATCTCTTCCGGAAAATCTCTTTCAGATGAAGAAAAAAACAAGATTTTATCCCGGCTAAAACAACAGGTTTCCAAAGAACATGAACAGGTTATAAAATTAGGAGGGCTTCACATTCTCGGCACAGAGAGACATGAAGCAAGAAGAATAGATAACCAGCTTAGAGGCAGGGTGGGTAGGCAGGGAGATCCTGGTTCTTCGCGGTTTTATCTTTCTCTTCAAGATGATTTAATGAGGATATTTGGTTCCGATAGAATAGCCGGTATTATGGATAGGCTGGGGATGGAAGAAGGCCAGGAAATACAACATCCTTTGGTTAGCAGGGCCATTGAGACTGCCCAGAAAAGGGTGGAGGTTATGAATTTTGATATCAGAAAACATCTTCTGGAATTTGATAATGTAATGAATACCCAGCGGGAAACGATCTATAAAGAACGAAAAATGTTTCTTGAGGGCAGCGGGCTTAAAAACCATATTCTGGATATGATCGATGATGTTCTAAGCACTGCGCTTGAAACATACGTCAATCCCGACGTTCATCGTCAGGAATGGGACTTAAAAGGCCTTAAGCAGTGGCTAAAAGCAAAATTTCCTATCCAGATAGATGATTTAAAATTAGAAGAGCTTTCTTATCAAGAAATAAAACAGAAGCTGCTGGATAAGACGACGGATGCTTATAATCAAAAAGAAAAAAACGTTACTGCCGAAGTTTTAAGATACTTAGAAAAAGGGGTGCTCCTGCAGATATTAGATTCAAAATGGAAAGACCATCTTTATGGTTTAGATGTTCTTAAAGAGGGGATAGGGCTGAGGGCCTATGGTCAGCGCGACCCCCTGGTTGAATACCAACACGAAGCTTACCAGATGTTTTCCGGGATGATCGAAAGCATAAAGATCGAAACAATAGAGTTCATCTTTAAAATCCAGCCTGTTTTGAAGGAGAAAAGGACTGCGGTCTTTGATGCTTCAGACCAAAAACTTGTTCATCCTGATGCAAGGCCGATGGCTGGTTTACCTCAAGTTTCTCCAGAAGGACCTCCTCGGTCTCCGGCAAGGGAAGCAACAGCGGATCCTTACCGGAGGCAAGACCGCAAAGTAGGCAGAAACGAACCTTGCCCTTGCAATAGCGGCAAAAAGTATAAACATTGCTGTGGGAAATGAAATTTTTTTTCTTATGCTTGTTTTCAGCTCTCCTGTTAATTTTTTCTTTTCCAAAGCCTGAGTTAAACGGCCTTGCCTGGTTTGCCTTTGTCCCTTTGTTTATTGCCCTGGATAAAAAAAAGATGAAACAGGCAGGCATATTCTCCAGCCTGGCCGGCGTTGTGTTTTTTCTGGGAACGCTTTATTGGGTCGGGTATGTAAGCCTTTGGGGATTGATAGGGTTGGTTTTATACCTGGCGATTTATTTCGGCCTGTTCGGAATTTTTGCCTCATTTACTCTGCGAAGCAAAACAGCTGTCTTTACGATTCCCGCTTTTTGGGTGGCCTTGGAATATATCCGTTCGCATCTGTTTAGCGGATTCGGCTGGGCTGGCCTCGGATACTCCCAGTATCTGAATATTCCCCTTATCCAGGTAGCAAATCTTACCGGCGTATACGGCGTTTCTTTTCTGGTGGTTATGGTTAACGTAGTTATTTTTCAGATGTTGCAACTTGCAGGTTACAGGCGGGCTGCAGGGACTGATTTTAAGCCGGTATTAATTAATTTCGGTACCGCCGCATTGATTTTAATATCAGTGTTTGCCTATGGTAAATCTCAGCTTTTAAAAAAGCCTGAGTCACAGATAAGGGTAGCGGTAGTGCAGGGTAATATCTCTCAACAAGAGAAATGGAATCCAGGACTTAAATATTTAATTCTCGATAAGTATCGCGCCTTGACTAAATTAACTTTTTTTGCTCAGCCGGATATTATTATTTGGCCGGAAACAGCTGTTCCCGGATATCTGGTCAATCAGAAGCTTCTGGTTTATGTTGCTGATTTGGCTAAAGAAATAAATACGCCTTTGTTGATAGGCAGTCCTTTTTGGGCTAGTGACCAGAAGGTTTATAACAGCGCCTTTTTGATATCCCGGCAAGGCAGGATTATTACGCGCTATGATAAGTTACACCTGGTTCCATTTGGAGAATATATTCCACTAAAACCATTTTTTCGGTTTATCAAAAAGATAGATAAAAGAGCAGGCGGCGGCCAATTTAGCCCGGGAAGAAAATATACAATATTTAACCTTCCGGCAGCCAGCCTGTCCCGAGCGGCCTTTCGACAAGCTCAGGGTCGTCCCGAGCGAAGTCGAGGGGCGAAGTCAAGGGACAGCCGGCAGTTGGGAACCAAATTCGCGGTGCTTATCTGTTTCGAGGATGTGTTTTCCGGTTTGACCAGGAGATTTGTCAGACAAGGGGCAGGTTTTATGGTCAATATTACCAATGACGCCTGGTTTGGTGATTCGGGCGGGCCGTATCAACATGTCCAGGCCTCGGTATTAAGAGCTGTTGAGAACAAAATCAGCGTGATAAGATGCGCCAATACCGGGGTAAGCTGCTTTATCGAACCAACAGGTGAAATAGTTGGCAGGGTAGCCGATAACAAGGGTAAAAACCTGTTTATAACCGGCTATTTAACCAGGGAAATCAGCATTTCAAAAACCCGCACTTTTTATACCAGGTTTGGCGATCTATTTGCTTATCTTTGTATTTTAATTTCAATGGGTTCGGGAA
This genomic window contains:
- the secA gene encoding preprotein translocase subunit SecA; translation: MGSRNERLLLDLWPKVELINSLEQQTMQFSDGQLRAKTDQFRQRISSGQTMDDILPEAFSVVREASRRTLDMRHFDVQLMGGIVLHQGRIAEMATGEGKTLVATLAVYLNSLAGRGVHLVTVNDYLARRDRDWMAPIYEFLGISCGVIQHDMSPENRKKAYQCDVTYGTNNEFGFDYLRDNMVTRAEERAQRPLHYAIVDEVDSILIDEARTPLIISGPAEESTDKYYKVDKIIPSLKKGSRDDVTKEETGDFVIDEKSRTTYLTEAGELKAAKILNLADLHGFETMEYKHHINQALRAHHNFKHDVDYMIKDGQIMIVDEFTGRMMPGRRWSDGLHQAIEAKEKVAIKRENQTLATVTFQNYFRMYQKLAGMTGTAATEAMEFSQIYKLDVVVIPTNKTLLRTNYPDVIYKTEKEKFKAAVDEIEEHNLRKRPVLVGTISINKSERLAQLLRNRNIPCNVLNAKYHEREAHIVAQAGKLGAVTIATNMAGRGTDILLGGNAEAQAQDIIEEQISSGKSLSDEEKNKILSRLKQQVSKEHEQVIKLGGLHILGTERHEARRIDNQLRGRVGRQGDPGSSRFYLSLQDDLMRIFGSDRIAGIMDRLGMEEGQEIQHPLVSRAIETAQKRVEVMNFDIRKHLLEFDNVMNTQRETIYKERKMFLEGSGLKNHILDMIDDVLSTALETYVNPDVHRQEWDLKGLKQWLKAKFPIQIDDLKLEELSYQEIKQKLLDKTTDAYNQKEKNVTAEVLRYLEKGVLLQILDSKWKDHLYGLDVLKEGIGLRAYGQRDPLVEYQHEAYQMFSGMIESIKIETIEFIFKIQPVLKEKRTAVFDASDQKLVHPDARPMAGLPQVSPEGPPRSPAREATADPYRRQDRKVGRNEPCPCNSGKKYKHCCGK
- the murJ gene encoding murein biosynthesis integral membrane protein MurJ gives rise to the protein MSDGKSLVKSAGVIGLSTFASRILGLLRDVFSASLFGTGLVWDAFLIAFMIPNLMRRLLGEGALSGSFIPVFTEYLEKKPRREAWKLVSIIFTLLVLGLLMLVLSGIWMIGLALNNFSLSAKIVLILRLTRIMLPYLFFISLSALSMGILNSFKHFTLPALGPVILNACWIGALFWLCPRFGPALEQKILGLTIGILFGGAAQLAIQIPVLIKKGFNRFSIRLDLNLSHPGVRRVGYLMAPAILGLAVTQINVVVDIILGLMLGDGAISALYYGNRLMQLPLGIFGIAMGTVALPTMAVYAAKNEIEKLKKTLSLALRMVFFITIPAAVGLIILRLPIMETLFQHGNFTSLSASRAADTLLFYSLGLFSYAGVKIVVPCFYSLQDTKTPVKIGIIALLSNIILNLILMRPLKESGLAMATAISSMINLSILFLVLRRKIGSFGARKIVYSFGRILCSAMIMGIFCYLVSKPVFRLTGLSAQLIGLLSVISGGIIIFITCSFIFKVEELKTVSRWILRKS
- the prfB gene encoding peptide chain release factor 2 (programmed frameshift), with translation MIEDLKKGLKKVEKRLEQLRVIFDLAKQQKRIKELNIEMARPDFWANPQAANKVILKLKELKSSIEPCEICQVEYEDLRELAGLVKEEDSHFIKELRADLSNLENKLEKIEFELLLSGKYDKANAILSINSGAGGTEACDWVQMLARMYIRWAESKNFNTRTIDFLAGEEAGLKNVTIMVGGKFAYGWLKTEIGVHRLVRISPFDSARRRHTSFASVDVIPEIEQTGPIGINPNDLRIDTFRSSGAGGQHVNVTDSAVRITHLPTGIVVQCQNERSQFKNKSVAMKVLKAKLYEKKLRDQKEKVAQKYKEKMEIAWGSQIRSYILYPYTLIKDHRTGFETSNTQAVMDGGIDRFIEAYLKKLKTKQSSGPVEEG
- the lnt gene encoding apolipoprotein N-acyltransferase; amino-acid sequence: MKFFFLCLFSALLLIFSFPKPELNGLAWFAFVPLFIALDKKKMKQAGIFSSLAGVVFFLGTLYWVGYVSLWGLIGLVLYLAIYFGLFGIFASFTLRSKTAVFTIPAFWVALEYIRSHLFSGFGWAGLGYSQYLNIPLIQVANLTGVYGVSFLVVMVNVVIFQMLQLAGYRRAAGTDFKPVLINFGTAALILISVFAYGKSQLLKKPESQIRVAVVQGNISQQEKWNPGLKYLILDKYRALTKLTFFAQPDIIIWPETAVPGYLVNQKLLVYVADLAKEINTPLLIGSPFWASDQKVYNSAFLISRQGRIITRYDKLHLVPFGEYIPLKPFFRFIKKIDKRAGGGQFSPGRKYTIFNLPAASLSRAAFRQAQGRPERSRGAKSRDSRQLGTKFAVLICFEDVFSGLTRRFVRQGAGFMVNITNDAWFGDSGGPYQHVQASVLRAVENKISVIRCANTGVSCFIEPTGEIVGRVADNKGKNLFITGYLTREISISKTRTFYTRFGDLFAYLCILISMGSGICFFCYLKIKSAQFKV
- a CDS encoding excinuclease ABC subunit UvrC, whose protein sequence is MDIKEKLNNLPNLPGVYLLKDRKDEIIYIGKASRLKNRVVSYFRPDKSPSLKRQALSAATTGLDYMTTDTEVDALLLEASLIKRHRPKYNVMLKDDKSYPYLKLTSNEDFPRLFITRNRKDDKADYFGPYTDVKLLRKAIALMRRIFPLRKCRLLPSKSCLDYQIGQCLAPCIGKVSVKDYRQLVNEVVLFLKGRRKKLIDDLVDKMNYASRIKSFEEAAKLRDRIDMLSKVAGKKRRPDIAGQTEELKEILGLFELPRRIFAYDISDIQGSFACGVRVSFYGAKADKAGYRRFRIKEADTRNDYQMMKEVVKRSLKGLAEKSEPLPDLIIIDGGKGHLGVVRQELDNLGFKDIPAISIAKKLDHIFTSLKQSPLVLPPTSKALQMVQRIRDEAHRFAIFYHHSLRKKSVSQSELDQIKGVGPLRKKELINYFGSLSKVKRARLAGLVKVNKIDRQTAGNIIEYFRKGRQ